A stretch of DNA from Nonlabens ponticola:
AACGCTTCACTCGTGATTGGATTTTGATTATAATTTGCAAACGTATTCATCACTGCATCATGAACACTGTCTAGATCCACCTCCTCAAACGCTCTAACGGTCAACTTTACATCGCCTGCAAGCTCACCAGAATTATTTCTCATGGATACACGGGTCGCCATATTCAAACTATCAATGAGTACTTGATTTAAAGGTGCTGCTTTACCGTCTGACATATATCTGACAAGCATATTAAGAGCATAGTAGTCCTTACTGTATTGCTTGACGCCAGGCCAGGTCATGCTCAATTGTGGCAACCTGGCAAAGTTATCTTCATACATCAAGCGCTTTGAATTAGCTAATGCCACAGCAGGAACGCTTTGCTCTTCAAGCTTTTCTCCAGTTGGTATCTCACCAAAGTATTTTTCTATCCATTCTTTTGCCTGAGCTTTTTCAAAATCTCCTGCGATTGTGAGTACCGTATTTCTAGGCGTATAATACTTACCGTAAAATTGTTTAACATCTTCTAGCGTGGCGTTTTGTAAATCTTCCAGTGAGCCTATGACCTGCCAATGATATGGATGATTTTCAGGATACAGATTGCGATCGATTACATAATCCTCGTGGCCATACGGTTGATTATCCACACCTTGACGCTTCTCGTTTTTTACCACTTGCTTTTCTTTGGCAAGCACTGGTTGAGTCACTGTATTGATAAAATACCCAAGTTTATCAGCCTCTGCCCAGATCATTTTTTCTAGCGCATCATTAGGTACCGTCTGGTAATAATTTGTCCTATCCCGATTTGTGGAACCGTTGGCACCAGATCCACCTATGCGAGCACTCATGGCGTCCAAACCACCTCTTCCCAGGTTTTCAGATTCCAGGAATAGTAGATGTTCAAATAAGTGTGCAAAACCTGTACGTCCCTTTACTTCTCTCGCACTACCTACATGTGTTGTTAGCGCCACTGCCACGACTGGATCAGACGTATCAGTATGTAGCACTACGGTCAGTCCATTATCAAGCGTGTATTTCTCGATGTTTACATCAAGCGATTCATTAGTGGTTGTAGATTCCTCGTTCTTTTGCTTGCATGAGGTGATAAAAAAGGCAAGCAAGACTAGTAATAACGCTGAGTGCTTTAACATGGTGGTTATATTTTTCATGATATGAAATTAAGTGAACTGCATAAATAAAGCCGCTATGATAGCGGCTTTTGTTACAATGATTTTTATGGATTACGCTTTCGCGAAAGCGTAACAAGGCATCTACCTCTCTACAATTATAAACTCTGATCTTCTATTGAGTTGGTGCTGCTCTTCACTACACTTAACTCCATTAGAACACTCATTGATAAGTTGGTACTCGCCATAACCTTTGGAGGTTAATCGACTCGCATCAACACCTTTTGAGATAAGGTAGTTCATGGTACTCATTGCGCGACGGCTGGATAATTTCTCATTGTAATCATCATTACCTCGACTGTCAGTATGTGACCTTATATCGATTTTCATGGTAGGATTATCCTCTAGGACGGCAAGAACTTTTTGTAGTTCAAGCTCTGCATCCTCACGTATGAATGAACGATCAAAGTCAAAATAAATAGGATTGAGATTCAATAGTTTTGCAAGATCGTCACCTACTTTACCTGTAATCGTTGTAGGCTGTAGCGCTAAAGGAACATCAATATTGCTTGTTACTGTTGGAGTGTTTACAAGCTCCTCTGCAGTGTTGTAAGCTCGTTTTTCACCTCGAACAAAATAAGTCTTATCACAAGCTAATTTAAAAGCAAATTTACCGTTGTCTCTGGTCCTACGAGACGCCACGATATTATTATTGACATCAATCACGTTTATTACGGCGTTTTCTAAAGGTACTCCAGTTTGCTTATCGGTAATTGTGCCGGTAACGAACTGCTCACAAGTTTCACGCAAATCCTCTAATTGAATGAAGCGATAGATTTCATCATCATTACCGCCACCTATCCTATTAGAACTGAAATAGCCAGTGTCATTACCTTCATCAATTATAAATGCAAAATCATCGTCAGTACTATTTGCAGGCTCGCCTATGTTTACTGGATTACTCAAACTGCCATCGTCATTAATTGTACTCACAAAAATATCTAGACCACCTAGTCCTTGTAAACCATTACTGGCAAAGTACAGATTGCCGCTACGGCTGATGTAGGGATAGCTTTCACGGCCTTCTGTATTAATTGGTGACATATTCTCTGGCTCGCCATAGCTACCGTCTTCATTAATAGCGACGCGCCATATGTCAGTTTCTTTAAATTTGCTTTCCATACCCATAGTTCCCAGCATATTGCTTGAGAAATAAAGGTATTTACCATCTGGTGTTAGTGCTGGATGTGATGTGGTGTAATCTTCATCAGAGAATGGTGTTCTTTCAGGTCTGGACCATTTACCATCTTTTTTAACTGATTTGAAAATCTGTAAACGATTGACATTTTCATCGTCGCGCTCGAGATCACCTTTCTGGTAATTATTCCTGGTGAAATACATGGTATTCAAATCTGCAGTAAAGGTTGGCGTGCTCTCATGTAGTATTGAGTTGATGCGCTTGTCAAACTTTTCTGGGTTTGATAGTTTACCTTCAGCATCTCTATCTGCGATGTATAGATCAAGAAAATAGCGCTCATTCCAAGAATGGGTTCTTTTGTAAAAAACTCCAGTATCACGGGCACTTGCAAAAACGACTTTATCAGGACCATAATAAGCCGTCCCAAAATCTTGCTCGTCACTATTGACAGAAACTTTTTCTACCTCAAACCTACCTTTTTGAAAATCGATAATAGTTAAAAAATTAGGCATATTGCGAGCCGCACTAAGCCTTGAATCCTTAAGACCTACTACATTGAATCCAGATAATATTTGATTTGCCTTATCGTATTGCTTATCGCTTTTAAGTGCCTGTGCATATCTAAAGAAATATACTGTAGGAATGCTTTTTTGATCTAGTTTAAATAGCTGATTATACCATTTTAAAGCATTACTATAATCGTTATTGAAATAGTAAGAATCACCGAGATTTGAAAATATCTCAACACTCTTAAAACCACGATCTGCCATACGCTGATAGATGTCACGTGCCTCAATAAACGCGTACTTCTCTACCTTGCGCTCTGCTCGTGGTGAGTCTGCTTTTTGCGCCTGCGCAAAGGTCACTACTAGAAAAAACAGAATAACGGGAACCCTAAGCAAGTTTTTCAAGTTGTGTTTTTTCATGATTAAAAGAATCTAGGAGTCAATAGCTTATCGTAATCTCTAGTAAGTTCATACCTTAAGAATACCTCAAAACTACCGTCGTTGAATTGAGTGTTACCTAAATCTGTAGTTTCACGATCGTAAGCCAATCCTATTTGAAATTGATTACTTATCTGATACCCAAGTAAGCCACTTACCGCAGCATCCCATCTGTAAGCAGCTCCTAATGTAAGTCGCTCATTAATCAAAAAGTTTGCAGTTACATCGACTTGTAAAGGTGCTCCTGAGACTGCCTTGATCATTGTGCTAGGCTTGAACATCAAATTGGGATTGATGTCAAATACAT
This window harbors:
- a CDS encoding OmpA family protein, coding for MKKHNLKNLLRVPVILFFLVVTFAQAQKADSPRAERKVEKYAFIEARDIYQRMADRGFKSVEIFSNLGDSYYFNNDYSNALKWYNQLFKLDQKSIPTVYFFRYAQALKSDKQYDKANQILSGFNVVGLKDSRLSAARNMPNFLTIIDFQKGRFEVEKVSVNSDEQDFGTAYYGPDKVVFASARDTGVFYKRTHSWNERYFLDLYIADRDAEGKLSNPEKFDKRINSILHESTPTFTADLNTMYFTRNNYQKGDLERDDENVNRLQIFKSVKKDGKWSRPERTPFSDEDYTTSHPALTPDGKYLYFSSNMLGTMGMESKFKETDIWRVAINEDGSYGEPENMSPINTEGRESYPYISRSGNLYFASNGLQGLGGLDIFVSTINDDGSLSNPVNIGEPANSTDDDFAFIIDEGNDTGYFSSNRIGGGNDDEIYRFIQLEDLRETCEQFVTGTITDKQTGVPLENAVINVIDVNNNIVASRRTRDNGKFAFKLACDKTYFVRGEKRAYNTAEELVNTPTVTSNIDVPLALQPTTITGKVGDDLAKLLNLNPIYFDFDRSFIREDAELELQKVLAVLEDNPTMKIDIRSHTDSRGNDDYNEKLSSRRAMSTMNYLISKGVDASRLTSKGYGEYQLINECSNGVKCSEEQHQLNRRSEFIIVER